The Weissella confusa DNA window GGCGCATACAAATCCATGTGACCAACGGCGTTTACCTTCATCCCCGGTTCCAGCTTAAACTGCAACTTTTGGAAAGCAAACTTAAACATGGTTGCGTTCAGCACCGCCCCATCATCTTTCAATGAAAAGTATTGGTGGCCTGGACGTTGGCGATAATTGGAAATTTCACCAGTTACGTAGACCTCTTTTAGATAAGGATCCGCTGTGAACTTACGCTTTAAGTACGACGTCAACGCCGATACTGTTAGATAGTCTGCCATGGGTCCTCCAATGCAACCCCGTGGTGTTGTGCGGCAAGTTCAACCGTTGTTTGTAGCAACGTTGCAATTGTCATTGGTCCGACACCACCTGGGACTGGCGTAATCAAACTTGCGACAGGTTCAGCTGATGCAAAATCAACATCCCCCACCAATGAACCATCTTCAAGGCGGTTAATCCCGACATCAATCACAACCGCACCGGCCTTCAATTCTGATCCCTTAATCAAACCAGGCACACCGGTTGCAACAATCACGATGTCAGCTTCACTCACCAATAATTCCGTCAACGATGCCGGTGTGTAGCGGTGCAATAGTGACACGGTTGCGTTGGCCGCTTGAAGCAAGGCTGCCATTGGACGACCAACCAAAATCGAACGCCCGATAACAACAGCATGCTTTCCAGCTACATCAACACCTTCGTGGTGCAACATCGTCATAATACCGCGTGGCGTGTTGGCAACTGGGTAGTATCCTTCACGGTTAGCATACAGACGACCAATGTTTTCTGGGTGGAAACCATCGACATCCTTGCGCGGGTCAATCGCCTCTTGAACCTTGTGTTCATCAATTTGTGATGGCACTGGGCTTTGCACCAAAATCGCATCAACGCTATCATCAGCGTTAAGTTCAGCAATTTTGGCTAGCACCTCTGCTTCTGAAGTGTCTGCTGGGTACTTAATTGTTTGTGCATTCACACCAACCTTACCAGCTGCACGTTCCTTGTTGCGAACGTAAATCTCACTGGCTGGGTCATCCCCAACCAAAATAACAGCCAACCCCGGTGTAATCCCTTGCGTTGCCAACTTTTCAGTTTGACGCGCAACGGCTGCACGTAAGTCCTTGGCAATTTGCTTGCCGTCAATTAACTTTCCCATGGTGCACCTCACTTTTATTCATTATCAATGCATAAATTTTACCACAATCTATCACTTTAAACCATGAACCAGTCCAAATTAAAAACGGCCGAACCCTTATTTTTAAAGGGCTCAGCCGTTTTAATTTGTGTTAAATTCCAAAAATCATCAGCCATTATTTCTAATGAATAAAGACCGTTGACTACTTAACAAACCAAGCATGGTACAACTTAATAAACAATGTGCCAATAATCGCAATCACCAACGTGTTCGCTAGCATTGCCATACCGCCTTGCGCATACGCCTTACCAAGCGTTGTACCGTAGATCCAGTGATCTCCCAATGGGGCAATCACCAACCAGACCACTGCGTTCGCAATGACTTGCCAAATATTAAACAAGACCAGTTTGCGTGACGTTAATTCACCAACAAAGACACCAATTCGAGTCGTGGCTAGTCCGATAAAGAAACCAAACATACCGTCAGCAATAGCCCAAGTCCACCAAACTGAATCCAAGTTGGCTGATGACAAATCAGTCAATGAATGCCCAATGAAGGCAACAATAAACCCAGCAATTGGTCCAAAAATAGCTGACATCAAGGCCAACCAAGCTGGTGCCACCGTGATATCGGTATGTGAAACGCCTGAAGGCCAGGCAACATATTTAAACAACAACACAAAAATAATCGTCCCAACAATTGTCCCGATTACCTTGTGCGCTGACAAAACATTATGATTCATGGAATCACTCCTACATTAATTTTTCGTTATTCATGACTGTCGTTCAAGACAACCAAGTCATTCGGCAAATCTTGCCCATTAAGTTGTTGATAATACTTTCGGAAAACCGTATTGTATGA harbors:
- a CDS encoding bifunctional 5,10-methylenetetrahydrofolate dehydrogenase/5,10-methenyltetrahydrofolate cyclohydrolase — protein: MGKLIDGKQIAKDLRAAVARQTEKLATQGITPGLAVILVGDDPASEIYVRNKERAAGKVGVNAQTIKYPADTSEAEVLAKIAELNADDSVDAILVQSPVPSQIDEHKVQEAIDPRKDVDGFHPENIGRLYANREGYYPVANTPRGIMTMLHHEGVDVAGKHAVVIGRSILVGRPMAALLQAANATVSLLHRYTPASLTELLVSEADIVIVATGVPGLIKGSELKAGAVVIDVGINRLEDGSLVGDVDFASAEPVASLITPVPGGVGPMTIATLLQTTVELAAQHHGVALEDPWQTI
- a CDS encoding ECF-type riboflavin transporter substrate-binding protein, coding for MNHNVLSAHKVIGTIVGTIIFVLLFKYVAWPSGVSHTDITVAPAWLALMSAIFGPIAGFIVAFIGHSLTDLSSANLDSVWWTWAIADGMFGFFIGLATTRIGVFVGELTSRKLVLFNIWQVIANAVVWLVIAPLGDHWIYGTTLGKAYAQGGMAMLANTLVIAIIGTLFIKLYHAWFVK